The following proteins are encoded in a genomic region of Molothrus aeneus isolate 106 chromosome 12, BPBGC_Maene_1.0, whole genome shotgun sequence:
- the KBTBD12 gene encoding kelch repeat and BTB domain-containing protein 12: protein MDRKAEEKRKQRHSLALLEQVKSMKESTQIIDVVLVAEGEKFPCHKVVLAAFSAYFRAMFTCGLAECTQREVVLHDVSAESVSVILHYVYSAELRLTSLNVQTVALAAYFMQMEEVCNMCQKYMMDRMDASNCVGIYYFANHIGADDLCDQARKYMYQHFAEVSLQEEILEIEFQQLLTLIKSDDLNISREESILDLVIRWVKHCRESRSEHLVELLKQVRLVLVSPSFLVEARKRNTMILCNSECNDMFEEALKTIQLSRHPSLSLRYGMETTDLLLCIGNNSLGIRSRHGSYADASFCYAPVTGKTYFISSPKYGEGLGCVCTGVVTEKNDIIVAGEASAVKMSRQRTRNIEIYRYHQRGNHFWHSLCSTQLRELYALGTAHNDLYVIGGQMKVKNQYLVTNCVEKYSMEQGTWRSTAPLPVPLACHVVVTVKDKLYVLGGWTPQMDLPDEEPDRLSNRTFRYDPGQDKWVERAPMKFSKYRFSTAVVNGEIYVLGGIGCLGYDRGQTRKCLDAVEIYNPDGDFWRDGPPMPSPLLSLRTNSTSAGCVEGKLYLCGGFHGAARHEVITKEILELDTWENQWNVVATNVLMHDSYDVCLVARLNPRDLIPPPPDLVNQ, encoded by the exons ATGGATCGCAAGGctgaggagaagagaaagcagcGCCACAGCTTGGCTTTATTGGAGCAAGTGAAGAGCATGAAGGAATCCACACAGATAATCGATGTGGTGCTGGTTGCAGAAGGCGAGAAGTTCCCCTGCCATAAGGTGGTGCTGGCTGCCTTCAGTGCCTATTTCAGGGCCATGTTCACGTGTGGCCTGGCAGAGTGCACGCAGAGGGAGGTGGTTCTGCACGATGTCTCAGCCGAGAGCGTGTCGGTGATCCTGCACTACGTGTACAGCGCCGAGCTGCGCCTCACCAGCCTCAACGTGCAGACTGTCGCCCTTGCTGCCTACTTCATGCAGATGGAAGAGGTCTGCAACATGTGTCAGAAGTACATGATGGACCGCATGGATGCTTCCAACTGCGTGGGCATCTATTACTTTGCAAACCACATCGGGGCAGATGATTTATGTGACCAAGCAAGGAAATACATGTATCAGCATTTTGCTGAGGTGAGCTTGCAGGAAGAAATACTAGAGATTgaattccagcagctgctgactcTCATCAAATCAGATGACCTGAATATTTCCAGGGAGGAGAGCATTCTGGACCTCGTCATTAGATGGGTCAAGCACTGCAGAGAGTCACGTTCAGAGCACCTTGTTGAGCTCCTCAAGCAAGTGAGACTGGTACTCGTCAGCCCCTCTTTTCTTGTGGAAGCCCGGAAGAGGAACACAATGATTCTTTGCAATTCAGAATGCAATGATATGTTCGAGGAAGCACTGAAAACCATCCAGCTGTCCAGGCACCCTTCCCTCAGCCTGCGATACGGCATGGAGACTACAGATCTCCTGCTCTGCATCGGCAACAACTCCCTCGGCATCAGGTCCAGGCATGGCAGCTATGCAGATGCCAGCTTTTGTTATGCTCCTGTGACAGGAAAGACCTACTTCATTTCCTCCCCAAAGTATGGAGAGGGCTTGGGATGTGTTTGCACCGGTGTTGTCACTGAGAAAAATGATATCATTGTGGCAGGCGAGGCAAGCGCCGTCAAAATGTCTAGACAGAGGACCAGGAACATTGAAATTTATAG ATACCACCAGCGGGGAAACCACTTTTGGCACAGCCTGTGCAGCACTCAGCTCCGTGAGCTCTAcgcactgggcactgcccacaACGACCTCTATGTAATAGGAGGgcaaatgaaagtgaaaaaccAGTATCTGGTCACAAACTGTGTGGAGAAGTATTCCATGGAGCAAGGCACCTGGAGAAGCACAGCacccctgccagtgccactggCCTGCCACGTGGTGGTGACAGTGAAGGACAAGCTGTACGTGCTGGGTGGATGGACACCACAG ATGGATCTGCCTGACGAGGAGCCGGATCGATTGAGTAACAGAACGTTTCGCTACGACCCGGGCCAAGACAAATGGGTGGAGAGAGCCCCAATGAAGTTCTCCAAGTACCGCTTCAGCACTGCCGTAGTCAATGGGGAGATTTATGTCTTGG GAGGAATTGGGTGCCTTGGTTATGACAGAGGACAGACACGGAAATGTCTTGATGCAGTGGAGATTTATAACCCTGATGGAGACTTTTGGAGGGATGGACCCCCGATGccttctcccctcctctccttACGAACCAACTCCACCAGTGCAGGCTGCGTGGAAGGGAAGCTGTACCTCTGTGGAGGATTTCATGGAGCAG